Proteins co-encoded in one Paenibacillus antri genomic window:
- a CDS encoding DHA2 family efflux MFS transporter permease subunit, with product MNNATTAPRRGPILAALIIGAFVALLSQTLLNVALPKMMEDLEISANTVQWLSTGYMLVNGVLVPISAFLIQRFTTRALFHSAVVLFLIGTIVCAVSPNFGFLLTGRLIQAAGAGILMPLMSIVVLTIFPVAERGKAMGMMGLAMIFAPAVGPTLSGWVVEHYSWRVLFYIVLPISLFSLVFGWFAMKNVAKTSSPKLDTLGVVLSTLGFGGLLYGFSDAGNDGWDSPLVITSLVVGVVSLLLFVWRELAAEKPILEFRVFRYGMFSLTTLINGIVTMAMFSGMILLPIYLQTLRGFTPLESGLLLLPGALLMGVMSPITGAIFDKIGARWLAVAGLVITTITTYEFSTLTLDTTYTKIIWIYTIRMFGMSLLMMPIQTAGLNQLPQRLNAHGSAMSQTLRNVAGALGTALLVTIMTHQAEVKGAELVAAGGIDPQDAAAMAGVTAQAAVHGIDYAFVVATWMTVAALALAFFIKKVKPQEERTGRRPSRGTERRRRQVTNKVRHRAP from the coding sequence ATGAATAACGCGACGACCGCCCCGCGAAGAGGGCCGATCTTGGCCGCCCTCATTATCGGCGCCTTCGTGGCGCTTCTCAGTCAGACGCTGCTCAACGTCGCCCTGCCGAAGATGATGGAAGATTTGGAGATCAGCGCGAACACGGTGCAATGGCTGTCGACGGGCTATATGCTCGTCAACGGCGTGCTCGTCCCGATCAGCGCCTTCTTGATTCAACGTTTTACGACGAGAGCCTTGTTTCATTCCGCCGTCGTATTGTTCCTCATCGGTACGATCGTCTGCGCCGTCTCGCCGAACTTCGGCTTCCTGCTTACCGGCCGCCTCATCCAAGCCGCCGGCGCCGGCATCCTGATGCCGCTCATGTCCATCGTCGTCCTTACCATCTTCCCGGTCGCGGAACGCGGCAAGGCGATGGGGATGATGGGCCTCGCCATGATTTTCGCCCCGGCCGTAGGGCCGACGTTGTCCGGTTGGGTCGTGGAACATTACTCGTGGCGCGTCCTATTCTATATCGTACTTCCGATCTCCTTGTTCTCGCTCGTCTTCGGTTGGTTCGCCATGAAGAACGTCGCGAAGACGTCTTCGCCGAAGCTGGATACGCTCGGGGTCGTCCTCTCTACGCTCGGGTTCGGCGGGCTGCTGTACGGCTTCAGCGACGCGGGCAACGACGGCTGGGACAGCCCGCTCGTCATTACGAGTCTCGTCGTCGGCGTCGTCTCCTTGCTGCTCTTCGTCTGGCGCGAGCTCGCGGCGGAGAAGCCGATTCTCGAATTCCGCGTGTTCCGGTACGGCATGTTTTCCTTGACGACGCTCATCAACGGCATCGTCACGATGGCGATGTTCTCGGGAATGATTTTGCTCCCGATCTACCTGCAGACGCTCCGCGGCTTTACGCCGCTCGAGTCGGGTCTGCTGCTGCTGCCGGGCGCGCTGCTCATGGGCGTCATGTCGCCGATCACCGGGGCGATCTTCGATAAGATCGGAGCCCGCTGGCTGGCCGTCGCCGGACTCGTCATCACGACGATAACGACGTACGAGTTCAGCACGCTGACGCTCGACACGACCTACACGAAGATCATCTGGATTTATACGATCCGCATGTTCGGCATGTCGCTGCTGATGATGCCGATCCAAACGGCGGGGCTCAATCAGCTGCCGCAGCGGCTGAACGCGCACGGCTCCGCGATGTCGCAGACGCTACGCAACGTCGCCGGCGCGCTCGGCACGGCGCTGCTCGTGACGATCATGACGCACCAAGCCGAGGTGAAGGGCGCGGAGCTCGTCGCCGCGGGCGGCATCGACCCGCAGGATGCGGCGGCCATGGCCGGCGTCACAGCGCAGGCCGCCGTGCACGGCATCGACTATGCGTTCGTCGTCGCGACGTGGATGACGGTCGCCGCCCTGGCGCTGGCTTTCTTCATTAAGAAGGTGAAGCCGCAGGAGGAACGTACCGGTCGTCGCCCAAGCCGCGGAACCGAACGCCGTCGCCGGCAAGTAACGAACAAGGTCCGTCACCGAGCGCCTTGA
- a CDS encoding MarR family winged helix-turn-helix transcriptional regulator: MPSKEDRERVQLLFQSFRNVNIAFHRMLVKAATPHGVTPVQVLVMRVLSERPRIGLAELAQRIQIGNSTASGIVDRMEKAGLVVRERGTEDRRSIVLSLTERGVDVWRKTDSRRMELLEPLLALPTEDIEHLVRINERITEIFNTYGEDTPQDE; encoded by the coding sequence ATGCCGTCGAAGGAAGATCGGGAGCGAGTGCAGCTCTTATTTCAATCGTTCCGCAACGTAAATATCGCTTTCCACCGAATGCTGGTGAAAGCCGCGACGCCGCACGGCGTCACCCCGGTACAGGTGTTGGTCATGCGGGTGCTGTCGGAGCGCCCTCGCATCGGACTCGCGGAGCTGGCGCAGCGCATCCAAATCGGGAACAGCACCGCCAGCGGCATCGTCGACCGGATGGAGAAGGCGGGGCTCGTCGTCCGCGAGCGCGGTACAGAAGACCGCAGATCCATCGTATTGTCGCTCACGGAGCGCGGCGTCGACGTCTGGCGGAAGACCGACTCTCGGCGCATGGAGCTGCTTGAGCCGCTGCTCGCGCTCCCGACCGAAGATATAGAACACTTGGTGCGCATTAACGAACGGATTACGGAAATATTCAATACCTACGGAGAGGATACCCCACAAGATGAATAA
- a CDS encoding ROK family protein, which translates to MRIGAIEAGGTKFVCGIGNERGDIEDRVSFPTERPEETLRQVIEYFQDKNVEAIGIGSFGPIDIDPASPTYGFVTTTPKPGWGNYDFLGAMKRAFDVPYGWDTDVNAAAFGEATWGAAQGLDSCVYYTIGTGVGVGVYAEGRLVHGLVHPEGGHVLTRRHPEDDFAGVCPYHGDCLEGMAAGPALEKRWGAKGAELGADHPAWGIEAFYIAQAVSSAILLLSPKRVILGGGVMKQEQLFPLVRAEVRRLLAGYVRAEAIADGIDAYIVPPGLGDNAGLSGALALGRAAWEREAAAR; encoded by the coding sequence ATGCGTATAGGCGCAATCGAAGCGGGCGGCACCAAGTTCGTCTGCGGCATCGGCAACGAGCGGGGCGACATCGAGGATCGGGTAAGCTTCCCGACCGAGCGTCCCGAAGAGACGCTGCGGCAGGTGATCGAGTATTTCCAAGACAAAAACGTCGAAGCGATCGGCATCGGCAGCTTCGGCCCGATCGATATCGATCCGGCGAGCCCGACGTACGGCTTCGTTACGACGACGCCGAAGCCGGGTTGGGGGAATTACGACTTCCTCGGCGCGATGAAGCGGGCGTTCGACGTCCCTTACGGCTGGGACACGGACGTGAACGCGGCCGCCTTCGGGGAAGCGACCTGGGGCGCGGCGCAAGGCTTGGACAGCTGCGTCTATTACACGATCGGCACCGGCGTCGGCGTCGGCGTATACGCGGAAGGACGGCTCGTGCACGGCCTCGTCCATCCGGAAGGCGGCCATGTGCTGACGCGGCGACATCCGGAGGACGACTTCGCGGGCGTATGTCCGTACCATGGCGATTGCCTCGAAGGCATGGCGGCCGGTCCCGCGCTCGAGAAGCGCTGGGGCGCGAAGGGAGCCGAGCTCGGCGCGGATCATCCGGCGTGGGGCATCGAGGCGTTCTACATCGCGCAAGCGGTATCGAGCGCGATTCTGCTGCTGTCGCCGAAGCGCGTCATTCTCGGCGGCGGCGTCATGAAGCAGGAGCAGCTGTTCCCGCTCGTCCGCGCCGAGGTTCGGCGTTTGCTTGCCGGCTACGTACGGGCCGAAGCGATCGCGGACGGCATCGACGCGTACATCGTTCCGCCGGGACTCGGCGACAACGCGGGGCTTAGCGGCGCGCTCGCGCTCGGTCGAGCGGCATGGGAGCGGGAGGCGGCGGCGCGATGA
- a CDS encoding polysaccharide deacetylase family protein: MNGAERLGFGADERLLIVNADDFGMCHSTNLGIFQLLEEGAVDSATIMMPCGWAREALRWSAARPELNVGVHFTLTSEWEGYKWGPVGRVGDATSLATKEGWFPADVRTVESTADPAQVRAELIAQIEMAIASGLEPTHLDNHMGSVYGLETGRDFLREVFEVCVRYRLPFRLPRKAPANRGATPELQARAAQIGAIADATGVSILDDLVGLPFQKLPGETYDSFKRDMIALLRSLSPGVTELIIHPSLVTDELKAINPHWEKRGWEMDIFRDAEVLQAMNEASIRRVRWSDLRALQRGER; the protein is encoded by the coding sequence ATGAACGGGGCGGAGCGATTAGGCTTCGGCGCGGACGAACGGCTCTTGATCGTGAACGCCGACGACTTCGGCATGTGTCATTCGACGAACCTCGGGATTTTCCAGCTGCTCGAGGAAGGCGCCGTGGATTCGGCGACGATCATGATGCCGTGCGGCTGGGCGCGCGAGGCGCTCCGGTGGAGCGCGGCGCGGCCGGAGCTGAACGTCGGCGTCCACTTTACGCTGACGAGCGAATGGGAAGGCTACAAGTGGGGTCCGGTCGGCCGCGTCGGCGACGCGACGTCGCTCGCGACGAAGGAAGGCTGGTTCCCGGCCGACGTCCGGACGGTCGAGTCGACCGCGGATCCGGCTCAGGTGCGCGCGGAGCTGATCGCCCAGATCGAGATGGCGATCGCCTCCGGGCTCGAGCCGACGCATCTCGATAACCATATGGGCTCCGTGTACGGTCTCGAAACCGGACGCGACTTCCTGCGCGAGGTGTTCGAGGTTTGCGTCCGGTACCGTCTGCCGTTTCGCTTGCCGCGGAAGGCGCCCGCGAATCGCGGAGCGACGCCGGAGCTGCAGGCGAGGGCCGCCCAAATCGGCGCGATCGCGGATGCGACGGGCGTCTCGATCCTGGACGATCTGGTCGGCCTTCCGTTCCAGAAGCTGCCCGGAGAGACGTACGACAGCTTCAAGCGCGACATGATCGCCTTGCTCCGCAGCCTGTCGCCCGGCGTCACCGAGCTGATCATCCACCCGTCGCTCGTGACGGACGAACTGAAGGCGATCAACCCGCATTGGGAGAAGCGCGGGTGGGAGATGGACATCTTCCGCGACGCGGAGGTCCTTCAAGCCATGAACGAAGCGAGCATTCGCCGCGTTCGTTGGTCCGATCTGCGAGCTCTGCAGCGAGGAGAACGATAA
- the spoVAC gene encoding stage V sporulation protein AC, which translates to MLVSSAAKKRFNLTPKEYQSLAKSKEPARPVFVNCWRAFVAGGTICVIGQMIATLFVEYAGMTKEQAGVPTVVLLILLSVILTSLGVYDKIAQWAGAGTAVPVTGFANSMSSAAIEHRSEGIVLGVATRMFKLAGSVVVFGTVAAFVVALVHWIIGTGGQS; encoded by the coding sequence ATGCTTGTGTCCAGCGCTGCGAAAAAACGGTTCAATCTTACGCCTAAGGAATATCAATCGCTCGCGAAAAGCAAGGAGCCCGCGCGGCCGGTTTTCGTCAACTGTTGGCGGGCGTTCGTAGCCGGCGGGACGATTTGCGTCATCGGTCAGATGATCGCGACGCTGTTCGTCGAATACGCGGGCATGACGAAGGAGCAGGCCGGCGTGCCGACCGTCGTGCTGCTGATCCTGCTGTCCGTCATCCTGACGAGCCTCGGGGTGTACGACAAGATCGCCCAGTGGGCGGGCGCGGGGACCGCGGTTCCCGTCACCGGCTTCGCCAACTCGATGTCGTCCGCGGCGATCGAGCATCGAAGCGAAGGCATCGTGCTCGGCGTCGCCACGCGCATGTTCAAGCTGGCCGGTTCCGTCGTCGTCTTCGGCACCGTCGCCGCCTTCGTCGTCGCGCTCGTCCATTGGATCATAGGGACGGGAGGTCAATCCTGA
- the spoVAD gene encoding stage V sporulation protein AD produces MKRGKQTWRFEEPPVILSRAAVVGPVEGEGPLGADFDIVHDDLFIGEKSWEKAERKLLEEASLLAVQKAGVRIDEVDLFIGGDLLNQIVSATFASRTFGIPYLGVFGACSTSMESLALAALAVSSGNADRVLAGTSSHNCTAEKQFRYPTEYGSQKPPTAQNTVTGAGAALVGRHGEGPRITSATIGRVIDLGITDPFNMGAAMAPAAVDTITAHLNDLEVSPGHYDLIVTGDLAAVGLAMARELFKKNGVPIEETVYDDCGLLMFDRQKQQVFAGGSGCACSAAVTYGHLLKRLERGELNRILVVATGSLLSPLTVQQKESIPCIAHAVAIESGGAR; encoded by the coding sequence ATGAAACGAGGGAAGCAGACCTGGCGTTTCGAAGAGCCGCCGGTCATCTTATCGCGGGCGGCCGTCGTCGGTCCGGTGGAAGGGGAGGGACCGCTCGGCGCGGACTTCGACATCGTGCACGACGACTTGTTCATCGGTGAGAAGTCTTGGGAGAAAGCCGAGCGGAAGCTGCTCGAGGAAGCGTCCCTGCTCGCGGTGCAGAAGGCGGGCGTGCGGATCGACGAGGTCGACCTGTTCATCGGCGGCGATCTGCTGAACCAAATCGTGAGCGCCACATTCGCCTCTCGTACGTTCGGCATTCCGTATCTAGGCGTCTTCGGGGCGTGCTCCACGTCGATGGAGAGTCTCGCCCTGGCGGCGCTGGCCGTCTCTAGCGGCAACGCCGACCGCGTGCTCGCCGGCACGAGCAGCCATAACTGCACCGCGGAGAAGCAGTTCCGCTATCCGACGGAATACGGCTCGCAGAAGCCGCCGACGGCGCAAAACACGGTCACCGGCGCAGGCGCCGCGCTCGTCGGGCGGCACGGGGAAGGTCCTCGAATCACGTCGGCCACTATCGGGAGGGTCATCGATCTGGGCATTACGGACCCGTTCAATATGGGCGCCGCGATGGCCCCGGCGGCGGTCGACACGATCACGGCGCACCTGAACGACCTGGAAGTGTCTCCGGGCCATTACGACCTGATCGTGACCGGCGATCTCGCGGCCGTCGGCCTCGCGATGGCGCGGGAGCTGTTCAAGAAGAACGGCGTGCCGATCGAAGAGACGGTATACGACGACTGCGGACTTCTCATGTTCGACAGGCAGAAGCAGCAGGTGTTCGCCGGCGGCAGCGGCTGCGCCTGCTCCGCGGCCGTGACGTACGGCCATCTGTTGAAGCGGCTGGAGCGGGGAGAGCTGAATCGCATTCTCGTCGTCGCGACGGGTTCGCTCCTGTCCCCGTTGACGGTCCAGCAAAAAGAAAGCATTCCTTGCATCGCCCACGCGGTGGCGATCGAAAGCGGAGGTGCGCGGTAA
- the spoVAE gene encoding stage V sporulation protein AE: protein MPFVWAFLVGGAICVVGQLMFDVLKMTPAHTMVTLVVAGAILDGVGLYDPLIEFAGAGVTVPITSFGNSLAHGALTELNTTGTVGLVSGIYHYTSAGISAAIVFSFFAALLVRPKG, encoded by the coding sequence ATGCCCTTCGTCTGGGCGTTCCTGGTCGGCGGCGCGATTTGCGTCGTCGGGCAGCTGATGTTCGACGTATTGAAGATGACCCCGGCGCATACGATGGTCACGCTCGTCGTCGCCGGCGCGATTCTCGACGGGGTGGGCTTGTACGACCCGCTCATCGAGTTCGCCGGCGCCGGCGTTACGGTGCCGATTACGAGCTTCGGCAACTCGCTCGCGCACGGGGCGCTCACCGAGCTGAACACGACGGGAACGGTCGGTCTCGTCAGCGGCATCTATCATTATACGAGCGCCGGCATCTCGGCGGCGATCGTCTTTTCCTTCTTCGCCGCGCTGCTCGTCCGCCCGAAGGGGTAG
- a CDS encoding AAA family ATPase produces MQTRLEDDVRIVTELKRNLESCIYGKSAEIDLMLTALLAGGHVLVEDVPGTGKTVLIKALAKSVQAQFRRIQCNPDLLPTDITGVSIYHPKTEAFEFRPGPIMTNILLIDEINRATTKTQSALLEAMEERHVTVDGELYPLPEPFLLLATQNPIDFEGTYVLPEAQMDRFMLKFALGYPDEDTERRMAQVQTVSRPIDELQPVTDGARLLELQNRAKTIHIEDAVGHYAVELVRRTREHRQLLLGASPRATLALLSASKAYAFLQGRDFVIPDDIKWLAPYVLGHRLVLETEARLEGVTVQSILESIFRDAKVPVRLER; encoded by the coding sequence ATGCAAACGCGTTTGGAAGACGACGTCCGCATCGTAACGGAATTAAAGCGGAACTTGGAGTCGTGCATTTATGGGAAGAGTGCCGAAATCGATCTCATGCTGACGGCGCTGCTCGCCGGAGGGCATGTTTTGGTAGAAGACGTTCCGGGGACGGGCAAGACGGTGCTGATCAAGGCGCTCGCCAAGTCGGTGCAAGCCCAATTCCGCCGCATCCAGTGCAACCCCGACCTGCTGCCTACCGATATTACGGGCGTTTCGATTTACCACCCGAAGACCGAAGCGTTCGAGTTCCGTCCGGGACCGATCATGACGAACATTCTCCTCATCGACGAAATCAACCGCGCCACGACGAAAACCCAATCCGCGCTGCTCGAAGCGATGGAAGAGCGGCACGTTACCGTGGACGGCGAATTGTATCCGCTTCCAGAACCGTTCCTGCTGCTCGCGACGCAAAACCCGATCGACTTCGAAGGAACGTACGTGCTGCCGGAGGCGCAGATGGACCGCTTCATGTTGAAGTTCGCGCTCGGTTATCCGGACGAGGATACGGAGCGGCGCATGGCGCAGGTGCAGACGGTGTCCCGTCCGATCGACGAGCTGCAGCCTGTAACGGACGGCGCTAGATTGCTAGAATTACAGAACCGCGCGAAAACGATCCATATCGAGGACGCCGTCGGACATTACGCGGTAGAACTCGTCCGGCGCACGCGCGAACATCGCCAGCTGCTGCTCGGCGCCAGCCCACGCGCGACGCTCGCGCTGCTGTCCGCTTCGAAGGCGTACGCGTTCCTGCAAGGGCGCGACTTCGTCATTCCGGACGACATCAAGTGGCTTGCCCCTTACGTGCTCGGGCATCGACTCGTGCTGGAGACGGAAGCGAGATTGGAAGGCGTGACAGTGCAATCGATCCTCGAGTCGATCTTCCGGGACGCGAAGGTGCCCGTACGATTGGAGCGATAA
- a CDS encoding DUF58 domain-containing protein has protein sequence MQRAPRTIRWSAKAWGLALCVVSCLFFVAFQGGKLSLMLLIIITCLSVYLLLGRWSGISSARGRREIGGVAGGAMLQAGSALKANIHVDIPGFWPIPYVTVKDKLTKFGGESQVYEGTFVPDWKRRGELSYVTPPLGRGLYKFENVECVTQDIFGLFEHAGVISMPLTFSVLPRTVAIPEWRQLRTLFKGNHQQSSVNGSQRETTQINGVREYIYGDRLAKVHWRATARTGHWKSKEFERESLPKLTIVLDRQTNVYRSSEQFELAVSVAASLLQFAAKRGMSTGFLSVGGGRVFHETPGGYETRGRIEKHLIEVQPDPNGDPSRALRDRSRLPSSGGLVLLVSPQRGESILKALKWLDVNGVSACHLRIGSDGNGKGKDDWSAALRSVGIASYTVQQLDELPLLLGGKGA, from the coding sequence ATGCAGCGAGCCCCCAGAACGATCCGCTGGTCCGCGAAAGCTTGGGGACTGGCGCTGTGCGTCGTATCGTGTCTGTTTTTCGTGGCGTTCCAAGGCGGCAAGCTGAGTCTCATGTTATTGATCATCATTACCTGTTTATCCGTATACTTGCTGCTCGGCCGGTGGAGCGGCATCTCCTCGGCGCGAGGCCGGCGGGAGATCGGCGGCGTCGCCGGCGGCGCGATGCTGCAGGCCGGCAGCGCGCTGAAAGCGAACATCCATGTGGACATTCCGGGCTTCTGGCCGATTCCGTACGTGACCGTGAAGGATAAGCTGACGAAGTTCGGGGGCGAAAGCCAAGTGTACGAAGGCACGTTCGTTCCGGATTGGAAGCGGCGCGGCGAGCTGTCGTACGTGACGCCGCCCCTCGGCCGCGGGCTGTATAAATTCGAGAACGTCGAATGCGTGACGCAGGACATATTCGGCCTGTTCGAGCACGCGGGCGTCATCTCGATGCCGCTGACGTTCAGCGTGCTGCCGCGTACGGTGGCCATCCCCGAGTGGCGGCAGCTGCGCACGCTGTTCAAGGGCAACCACCAGCAATCGTCGGTGAACGGCTCGCAGCGGGAGACGACGCAAATCAACGGCGTCCGCGAATACATCTACGGCGACCGGCTCGCGAAGGTGCACTGGCGGGCGACCGCGCGGACGGGGCATTGGAAGTCCAAGGAGTTCGAGCGGGAGTCGCTGCCGAAGCTGACGATCGTGCTCGACCGCCAAACGAACGTCTATCGGTCGAGCGAGCAATTCGAGCTCGCGGTATCCGTCGCGGCTTCGCTGCTGCAGTTCGCGGCGAAGCGCGGCATGTCGACGGGCTTCCTGTCCGTCGGCGGCGGTCGCGTCTTCCACGAGACGCCGGGTGGCTACGAGACGCGGGGGCGCATCGAGAAGCATCTGATCGAGGTGCAGCCGGACCCGAACGGCGATCCGTCCCGCGCTCTGCGCGATCGCTCGCGCCTTCCGTCGAGCGGCGGTCTCGTCCTCTTGGTCAGCCCGCAGCGGGGCGAGTCGATCTTGAAGGCGCTGAAGTGGCTGGACGTTAACGGCGTCAGCGCCTGCCACTTGCGGATCGGCTCGGATGGGAACGGCAAGGGCAAGGACGATTGGTCCGCCGCGCTACGCTCGGTCGGCATAGCGTCTTATACCGTGCAGCAGCTCGACGAATTGCCGCTGTTGTTAGGGGGGAAGGGCGCATGA
- a CDS encoding transglutaminase TgpA family protein: MTLWRFPAERRPLRPGAAISRWLLADWHDKALQLFLGIFLYQYVVWFDFYWLNETVTVVGRAFVATLLIAWLVPKYVWVRGFLALAACIYLTARVVRPEPVRDVPDHWLGWALGAVEYLLRLTPFLWFALGAWAAYTFVHWYIKSKWRLFSVMSCSVVLFCVVDSFSLFRLWEQVAIMIGCGLMMLVVFHLKQLKERDPDGYDNLVSYPVPITVMIVTIVTASLALGVLAPSIRPIVMDPYTAWKTAQGEVVPAFSSGPGFAALSLGSSASGYSRNDSSLGGAFNFDYTPVFTVDASRRSYWRGETRSLYTGSGWEPSTFTERNNLVPLAMEPDYPVAPAAGGLDTIEVTQTYRILEGKSFPVLFGAPYPQKVEPGVFNGETVSLGRGFWDTDNQTMLWAERDDFPYPLTYSVTSSMPVIDEEKLKTAPPVEPTRELREYLRLPEELPQRIADLAAQVTAEAPSPYEKARALETYLSLTFPYTNEPDLTKRQSADFVDSFLFEVQEGYCDYFSTAMVVMARTLGLPARWVKGYAPGQSSNDVIFEQYLPGEDVDLDGPGTFTVRNSDAHSWAEVYFEGYGWIPFEPTSGFSLPIVQVENEAEVALPEDLPAVEAAAPVAEAESGSGPRGWIVAAIVAAAAAGAVVYFAIRYQWLTLLRTRAFRKSPNYNVKLLADVERLMARFKRKGLSWSEHETFREMTARWKTQHTWLQKDLESLLAAFEKAKYSGARLTEEEYQHAELRIRKLRESL; the protein is encoded by the coding sequence ATGACGTTATGGCGCTTTCCCGCGGAGCGGCGTCCGCTGCGTCCCGGCGCCGCGATCTCGCGTTGGCTGCTCGCCGATTGGCACGACAAGGCGCTGCAGCTGTTTCTCGGCATCTTCCTGTATCAATACGTCGTCTGGTTCGACTTCTACTGGCTGAACGAGACGGTGACCGTCGTCGGCCGCGCGTTCGTCGCGACGCTCTTGATCGCTTGGCTCGTGCCGAAGTACGTCTGGGTTCGCGGGTTTCTCGCGCTCGCCGCCTGCATCTATTTGACCGCGCGCGTCGTACGCCCGGAGCCGGTGCGAGACGTTCCCGACCATTGGCTCGGCTGGGCGCTCGGCGCGGTCGAATACTTGCTGCGGCTCACTCCGTTTCTCTGGTTCGCGCTCGGGGCATGGGCGGCGTATACGTTCGTTCATTGGTATATCAAGAGCAAGTGGCGGCTGTTTTCCGTCATGAGCTGCAGCGTCGTGCTGTTTTGCGTCGTCGATTCGTTCAGCTTGTTCCGCTTGTGGGAGCAGGTCGCGATCATGATCGGCTGCGGCCTCATGATGCTCGTCGTATTCCACTTGAAGCAGCTTAAGGAGCGCGATCCGGACGGCTACGACAACCTCGTCAGCTACCCGGTGCCGATTACGGTCATGATCGTGACGATCGTGACCGCGTCGCTGGCGCTCGGCGTATTGGCGCCGAGCATCCGGCCGATCGTCATGGACCCGTATACCGCGTGGAAGACGGCGCAGGGCGAGGTCGTGCCGGCGTTCAGCAGCGGCCCCGGCTTCGCGGCGCTGAGCCTCGGGAGCTCCGCGTCGGGCTACAGCCGCAACGACTCATCGCTCGGCGGCGCGTTCAACTTCGACTACACGCCGGTGTTCACCGTCGACGCTTCGCGAAGAAGCTACTGGCGCGGGGAAACCCGCTCGCTGTATACCGGCAGCGGCTGGGAGCCGTCGACGTTCACGGAGCGGAACAACCTGGTGCCGCTCGCGATGGAGCCGGACTACCCGGTAGCGCCGGCGGCGGGCGGGCTCGACACGATCGAGGTGACGCAGACGTACCGCATTCTCGAGGGCAAGTCGTTCCCCGTGCTGTTCGGCGCTCCGTATCCGCAGAAGGTGGAGCCGGGCGTGTTCAACGGCGAGACGGTGTCGCTCGGACGAGGGTTCTGGGATACCGATAATCAGACGATGCTCTGGGCCGAGCGCGACGACTTCCCTTACCCGCTGACGTATTCGGTGACGTCCTCGATGCCCGTCATCGACGAAGAGAAGCTGAAGACGGCGCCGCCGGTCGAGCCGACGCGGGAGCTTCGGGAATATTTGCGATTGCCGGAGGAGCTGCCGCAACGGATCGCCGACTTGGCCGCGCAGGTGACCGCGGAGGCGCCTAGCCCGTACGAGAAGGCGAGAGCGCTCGAGACCTACTTGTCCCTTACGTTCCCGTACACGAACGAGCCCGACTTGACCAAACGCCAAAGCGCGGATTTCGTAGACAGCTTCCTGTTCGAGGTCCAAGAAGGCTACTGCGATTATTTCTCCACGGCGATGGTCGTGATGGCGCGCACGCTCGGCCTCCCCGCCCGTTGGGTGAAGGGCTACGCGCCGGGGCAATCGAGCAACGACGTCATCTTCGAGCAATATTTGCCCGGCGAAGACGTCGATCTCGACGGACCCGGCACGTTCACGGTGCGGAATTCCGACGCCCACTCTTGGGCGGAGGTGTATTTCGAAGGCTACGGATGGATTCCGTTCGAGCCGACGTCCGGCTTCTCCCTGCCGATCGTACAGGTCGAGAACGAAGCCGAAGTCGCGCTGCCGGAGGACCTGCCGGCTGTAGAAGCGGCGGCTCCCGTCGCGGAAGCGGAATCCGGCTCCGGCCCTCGCGGTTGGATCGTCGCGGCGATCGTCGCGGCCGCAGCCGCGGGGGCGGTCGTATACTTCGCGATTCGGTACCAATGGCTGACGCTGCTGCGCACGCGGGCGTTCCGCAAGTCGCCGAACTACAACGTAAAGCTGCTCGCCGACGTCGAACGGCTGATGGCGCGCTTCAAGCGCAAGGGGCTGTCTTGGTCGGAGCATGAGACGTTCCGGGAGATGACCGCGCGTTGGAAGACGCAGCATACGTGGCTGCAGAAAGACTTGGAGTCGCTGCTCGCCGCGTTCGAGAAAGCGAAGTACAGCGGCGCGCGGCTGACGGAAGAGGAATATCAGCATGCGGAGCTTCGCATCCGCAAGCTCCGGGAAAGCTTATAA